A stretch of DNA from bacterium:
AGGGGGATCCGGTTCGGGATCGGGTGGTAGAGATTGCGGGGCGGCTGGCGGCGGTGGATGAGCGGTTTAGGGATTGGGCGGCTGAGGTGGGGGTATCGGTGGGGTCGGCCAACGACGATGCGGTCAAGCAAAACCTCATCTGCGAGCTCGACGCCTGCGTCGCCCACCTTTACGGCCTCGACGAGGACGACCTGGCCGTGGTCTATGACACCTTCAGCGAAACCGTTGACTATTCCGAACGACACGCGGCTGTCCTCGCCCATTTCAGGAAGCTGCATGACCGTGTCTGAGAAGCCGGAGCTGGCGGTCAATCGGGGTGAGCAGTCGGTGGCTGCGGCGTTGAACGGGTTCATCTCCCATGCTGCTACTGGGTTCGTGGGCGGGGCTTGTTTGGACATTGCCACTGCCTACTTCAACGTGGGTGGCTACTCGCTGTTGGCGGATTCGCTGGATCGCGCCGCCGGTGTGCGGTTGTTGTTGGGGGCGGAGCCGACCCCGCCGGAGAGCCGCCGGCGGGCGTTGCGCTCGGAGTCGGCCAATCCCCAGCGGGCGGCCCGCGCCCGGCTGCGCCAGGCTCTGGAAGGCCACGAGCAGAACCTGCTTGTCGAGCGCGACCATCTGGGTTTCACCTTCGAGGTCGATGCTGCTACCCGGCGCTTGGTGGAGTGGCTGCGCTCTGACACGGTTCAGGTCCGCCGCCTAGAGGGCCGATTCTTGCACGGCAAGGCCTTTCTGGTGGGCGATCGGTCGCATGGGGTGGTGGCCGGGTCGTCCAACTTCACGTATGCGGGGCTGGCCACCAACTTGGAGCTGAACCTGGGCAACTACTCGCCCCATGTGGTGGGCCAAGTGCGGGACTGGTTCGAGGAGCTGTGGGACGAGGCCACCGACTACGACTTGGCCGCTCTATTCGAGGCCCGCTTCGAGCCCCATTTGCCCCAGCTTGTGTACCTGCGGATGCTGTGGGAGTTCTACGGCGAGGAACTGGAGGTCGAGGCTGCCGCCGAGGGCGCTCCGCAGATCCACCTCACGTCGTTCCAGTCCGACGGCCTGTGGCGCGCTCGGCGCATTCTGGAGGAGCGCGATGGGGTGCTGATTGCCGATGAGGTTGGTTTGGGCAAGACCTTCTTGGCCGGGGAGTTGATCCGAGAGGCGGCGCTGGACCGCCGCCAGCGGGTGCTGGTGATCACCCCGGCCACGCTGCGCGACGGGCCGTGGCGGGCGTTCATTTCTGAGCATTTGCTGGCGGTGGAGTTGGTGTCGTACGAGGAGTTGATGGGCGACCGGCGGCTGAACCACGAGCACACCGACGCGATCAAGTTGAAGGCTGAGATCAACGACTACGCCATGGTGGTGATCGACGAGGCCCACAACCTGCGCAACCCCGGCACTCAGCGGGCCCAGGCGCTGCGGCGTCTGCTGGCCGGTTCGCCGCCCAAGAAGCTGGTGATGCTCAGCGCTACGCCGGTGAACAACAGCCTGTGGGATCTGTATCACCTGTTGGGCTATTTCCTGCGCAACGATGCCGCCTTTGCCGATGCGGGTATCCGCTCGCTGCGGGATCACTTCGCCAACGCCATGGCCCTCAATCCGGATGATCTCACCCCCGAGCACCTGTTCGACGTGTTGGACGCGGTGGCGGTGCGGCGCACCCGGGCCTTCGTCAAACGCTTCTACCCCAACGACACCATCAAGGTGGGCGGCCAGGACCAGCCCATCGTGTTCCCTACGCCGCGGGTACACAGGGTGGACTACAACCTCGACGAGGTGATGCCCGGTTTCTTCGACCGGTTCGCCCGGGCTCTCGACCCCGACGCCAGCACCGAGGATGCCGGTGTGCTGAGCCTGGCCCGCTATTCCCCGTCGCAGTATCGCCTTGATCGCGAGGTTGACGCGTATGAGATCCAGCTCGCCGGCCTGATGCGCTCGGGCCTGCTGAAGCGTTTCGAGTCGTCGCCGTATGCCTTCGCCGAGACCTGCAAGCGGATGGCCAACAGCCACGATGCCTTCTTGTCGCTGCTCGGCAACGGCCGAGTAGCCACCGGAGAAGCTCTGGCCGACTGGATTGCTACCGACTCCGATGAGATGGACGACGAACAGGTCGACACCTTTCTGGACGGCATCGTGGGGGTGTCAGACGACGCCGCCCAATACAACGTCGGGCTTCTGCGGGAGTATGTGGAGCGAGACCGGGGCCTGCTGAGGTCGTTCGCCGCCGAGGCCCGCACTGTGACCCGCCGAGACGATCCCAACCTGGCCGCTTTGGTGGAGGAGCTGGCCGCCATCGCCGCCGAGGCCGCCGCTGGGGGGATCGGCGACGACGATGTGCGCAACCGGCGCAAGGTGCTGGTCTTCAGCTACTACGCCGACACCGTCGACTGGGTACACGAACACCTGGTGGAGCAAGCCGAATCCGACGAGCGGCTGGCGCCCTACCGCGGTCGCATCGCCTCGCTGGCCGGCGCCACCGGTTCCGACAGCAAAGAGCGGGTGCTGTGGGGGTTCGCCCCCCTCACCACCGACGCCCCCGCCGATGCCGCCGACGACCGCTTCGACATCGTGGTCACAACCGACGTTTTGGCCGAGGGGGTGAACCTCCAACAGGCCCGCCACATCATCAACTACGACCTGCCCTGGAATCCGATGCGACTCGTGCAGCGCCACGGGCGCATCGACCGCATCGGCTCGCACCACACCGAGGTGTTCCTGCGCTGCGTGTTCCCCGACGACCGCCTCGACGACCTGTTGGGCCTCGAAGAGCGCCTGCACGTCAAGATCGCCCAAGCCGCTGCCAGCATCGGGGTGGGCGAGGTGCTGCCCGACCAGGCGGCGCAGGTCGAGATCAACTACGCCGAGACCCGAGAAGAGATCGAGCGTCTCCGCCGCGAGAACCCCGAAATCTTCCAGCGGGGCGGAACCGCCCGAGGAGTGCTGTCGGGAGAGCAGTTCCGACAGGAGCTGCGCCAAGCCCTGGAAGACGCCGACCTCGCCCGCCAGATCAAGTCTCTGCCCTGGGGTGCTGGCTCAGGCATGGCCGTAGCCACCCCCGACGGCAAGCCGGGCTATGTGTTCTGTGCCCGAATAGGCGACCACCCCAAACCGGTATTCCGTTTCGTAGAGACCGGCGGCGCGGGTGATGCACCTATTGTCGACGAAACGCTGGCCTGCCTCGACAAGGCCCGCCCCCCTGTGGCCTTCAACACCCCTCGCCAACTCGACGACGCCGCCATCGGTGGTGCCTTCGCCGCCTGGGAGACCGCTCGAACCCACATTGTGGACCGGTGGAACCATATGGTCGACCCGGCCAACCTCCAACCCAAGGTCGCCCCCCGCCTCCACCGCGCCGCCGAGATTCTCCGGCAATACCCGCCCCCCGATCTTTCTCAAGACGACATCGACCGCGCCATCGACACCATCAATGCCCCCTATCCCGAACGCACCATCCGCACCTTCCAAGCCGCCATCAGGGAGACCGACAACCTCGCCGAGCAAGCCGAGAGGATCCTAGAAGTCATCCGCACCCTCGGGCTAGAGCCCTACGTACCTCCCGGTCCACTCCCCGAAATCCGCCCCGAAGACGTCCACCTCGTCACCTGGCTCGCCCTCAGCTAGTCAGAGGCCGAGGTCGAGGTCTGCATCCTGATCGAGGTTGTCCGGTCCCAGGTCGGGGGTGAAGTCGATGTCTTCTGTCTTGTAGCCCAGTTCGTAGCCCTGGGCCTCGACGGCCCATCCGCCGATCACCACGAAGTTCACGCCGCGGTCGGCGAGCGTGGCCGCGATGCGCTCTAGGCGGTCGGCGGTGTCCATGGCCACTGCTGGGGTCAGTCCAAGACCACTGCGGTTGCGAAGGCGCTCTCGCCGTTTCGCATCCGCCTGGCGTAGCGCCCAGGGTCGCCTAGCGCTCGCAGGTGGAGCCCGTCGTCGTGATCGTCGTAGGGCTCAAGGCGGGACCGCAAACCGAATCCCATCGTCGACAGCACCCTCTCAAGCTCTTTGACTGGCGGTCGGAGAGCGCCGATTTCGATGGCGGCGACCTCGGCCTGGTCCAGCCCGGCCACAGCGGCAAGGCCAGCTTGTCCCATCCTGCGACGCTGTCGCGCTGAGCGCACCAAAATGGCCGCCCAGCCGCCGCCGTCGCGGCGAGTCGGCCCCGCCCCGAACAACCGAGGCGGTGCCGGATCGGTCCCGTCCCAGTCCGGCTGCGCCCCCACAGGCGGGCCGGGAGGACGAAGCCCGTGCGAACGCCGGAACTCGACAAGCTCCGAGAATGCTCCCCTCACCCGCGCCACCTCAGACTCGCACACCACCGAATGAGCTGCGCCTGGCTCCCCGTTGGTGCCCGCCCGCACCTCCAGACCCACCGAGTTGACCAGCCGCTCCACCGTGTCCAGCGCCGGATCGAACCGGCCCGCCTCGATTGCCCGCACCAATTCCGCGTCGCAGCCGGCAGCCTCCGCCAACTCCACAGGCCGCAGCCCCAAAGCGGCCCGAGCGACCAGAACCAATCCAGCAGCTATCCCAACGGGCGCATCGCCACAGCGCCCATTCCCAAGCGCTCCCCGAGCCGACACAGCGTCGCTAGCCGCCACAGCCATACTCTACCCGCAGCCTCAGATTGCGGCCTCCTGCATGCCTCGATCCGCTGCCGTCACCAATTGCCGAAATCATGCTGGCCATCATGCCAAACGCCAATGGTCGCAACCGGTCGAAACCCCCCTGAGGCACCGGTCGAAACCCCAAAACCGCTTACGACCGCCAAATGCCGGTCAGGGCGGAGCCGAGATGATCAGAGCCCCGAGAGCGTCTAGAACCACATCAAATACCACCACAACCCGAATCACACCGACCACAAGCGACCGAAGGCAACAGCCAGCCAGAACCGCACCCAAGCAAGAGACGAGTCCGAACCAGGCTGGGCATCCCACCGTCAGCCAGTGAATGCCCAGCCAGCAGTTACCAGCGAGCAAAAGTCGGGTGTACACGCTTGCACTAGAAGTGCCGCTCCCGACCATTATTTTCGTTTGGTTATCGAACAGTCTTGTGTTCGTATATCGAACGACTATCGTGTGCGCCGTGAAGAACGATGCGCCGCTGGCCGACCTGACCGACAAGGAGCTCAGAGCGCTCCTGAACGACGACAGCCTCCCACTGGCACAGCAGATAGAGGTTCTCGACGAGCGCCGCCGCAGGGCCGCTGTTCGGCGCAAGGCTGAGGAAATGGCCGAGCTGGTGGCAACGGTCCCGGCCATGGCCGCTTTGGACGACAGCGCCGAGTTGGTGCGCAAAACCCAAACCCGGCTCGACCGGGCCAAATGGGCGCGGACCAAGGCCGTCCAAGCAGCTCTCGCCGCTGGCTACAGCGTTCGTACCGTCGCCGAGGTCGCCCATGTAGCGCCCTCTACTGCGCTCAGGCTCGGTGCTGCGGAACTAGGAGCCGAGCCGCCGCCCGCCTAGCCGGGTTCTCGGCTGAGGCGGCCGTGCCGCTAGCCAAGGCGGGCTTTTCGGCGGCAGCGACCTCGGCGTTGGTGGGCCGGCGGGTCGGTTAGGCAGGTGCCTCGTGGGTTACTGGTAATGGCGCTGGCCTCCGGGGGGTGTGAGGTGGTTTTGGATCTGGGTGTCCAGGCTCATGGCTTGTTCGCATTGGGTGTGGTGCCTGGTTGGCGGGTCGTGGGTGCAGTAGTGCTCCACGGGTTGTATGTCCAGCACGGCGGCGCTGGCGCCGGCTTTGTCGCAGGGGTGTATCTGGGGTTCGTGGGGTTGTTTTGCGCGGGTGTTGTAGCCGTCGGTGTGGAAGTCTGGCGGGGCTATGGGGTGGGCGATGATCCGGTCGCCGGTGGTCATGGGTCCGATGTCGCCGTTCCACAGCGCCCAGGATTCCTCGTCGAAGCGGGCCTGGGGGTAGGGCAACTGTAGCCATATGGCGAGCGGCTGGCCGTCGGGGCCAGTGTGCTTCCATAGACCTCCCCACAGCACCGACTGCGGCGCCGAGGCCGCGGTAGGATACAGATACACGCACTTGGGTGCCGGGATGTAGCTCGGCGACACTGATTCTATCGACAGAATCCCGACCAGTTTGGACAGCTC
This window harbors:
- a CDS encoding helicase-related protein produces the protein MTVSEKPELAVNRGEQSVAAALNGFISHAATGFVGGACLDIATAYFNVGGYSLLADSLDRAAGVRLLLGAEPTPPESRRRALRSESANPQRAARARLRQALEGHEQNLLVERDHLGFTFEVDAATRRLVEWLRSDTVQVRRLEGRFLHGKAFLVGDRSHGVVAGSSNFTYAGLATNLELNLGNYSPHVVGQVRDWFEELWDEATDYDLAALFEARFEPHLPQLVYLRMLWEFYGEELEVEAAAEGAPQIHLTSFQSDGLWRARRILEERDGVLIADEVGLGKTFLAGELIREAALDRRQRVLVITPATLRDGPWRAFISEHLLAVELVSYEELMGDRRLNHEHTDAIKLKAEINDYAMVVIDEAHNLRNPGTQRAQALRRLLAGSPPKKLVMLSATPVNNSLWDLYHLLGYFLRNDAAFADAGIRSLRDHFANAMALNPDDLTPEHLFDVLDAVAVRRTRAFVKRFYPNDTIKVGGQDQPIVFPTPRVHRVDYNLDEVMPGFFDRFARALDPDASTEDAGVLSLARYSPSQYRLDREVDAYEIQLAGLMRSGLLKRFESSPYAFAETCKRMANSHDAFLSLLGNGRVATGEALADWIATDSDEMDDEQVDTFLDGIVGVSDDAAQYNVGLLREYVERDRGLLRSFAAEARTVTRRDDPNLAALVEELAAIAAEAAAGGIGDDDVRNRRKVLVFSYYADTVDWVHEHLVEQAESDERLAPYRGRIASLAGATGSDSKERVLWGFAPLTTDAPADAADDRFDIVVTTDVLAEGVNLQQARHIINYDLPWNPMRLVQRHGRIDRIGSHHTEVFLRCVFPDDRLDDLLGLEERLHVKIAQAAASIGVGEVLPDQAAQVEINYAETREEIERLRRENPEIFQRGGTARGVLSGEQFRQELRQALEDADLARQIKSLPWGAGSGMAVATPDGKPGYVFCARIGDHPKPVFRFVETGGAGDAPIVDETLACLDKARPPVAFNTPRQLDDAAIGGAFAAWETARTHIVDRWNHMVDPANLQPKVAPRLHRAAEILRQYPPPDLSQDDIDRAIDTINAPYPERTIRTFQAAIRETDNLAEQAERILEVIRTLGLEPYVPPGPLPEIRPEDVHLVTWLALS
- a CDS encoding nucleotidyltransferase, which encodes MDTADRLERIAATLADRGVNFVVIGGWAVEAQGYELGYKTEDIDFTPDLGPDNLDQDADLDLGL
- a CDS encoding helix-turn-helix domain-containing protein; protein product: MAVAASDAVSARGALGNGRCGDAPVGIAAGLVLVARAALGLRPVELAEAAGCDAELVRAIEAGRFDPALDTVERLVNSVGLEVRAGTNGEPGAAHSVVCESEVARVRGAFSELVEFRRSHGLRPPGPPVGAQPDWDGTDPAPPRLFGAGPTRRDGGGWAAILVRSARQRRRMGQAGLAAVAGLDQAEVAAIEIGALRPPVKELERVLSTMGFGLRSRLEPYDDHDDGLHLRALGDPGRYARRMRNGESAFATAVVLD